One genomic segment of Ricinus communis isolate WT05 ecotype wild-type chromosome 3, ASM1957865v1, whole genome shotgun sequence includes these proteins:
- the LOC8284853 gene encoding carbon catabolite repressor protein 4 homolog 6 isoform X2, with protein MKRSSAASLQFLTSASSMSSRSSYRGGRNQWRRGFSDRPQYSSGGRGPQLVTGDSHFRSVQETNSGIRQAAGPQPYNQSQHRPQPPRYYPNPHFRRPPFDQSQGFQRPRPPKASDYRDWQYSKTAPRPNSENFIVLSYNILADYLAINHWRKLYFHIPRHMLDWEWRMRSILFELRLWSADIMCFQEVDRFQDLADQLKPRGYSGIWKMRTGNAVDGCAIFWRTSRFKLLHEESIEFNKLGLRDNVAQICVLELMSNNCTSNTSALPTSSAGSDKVIMCNIHVLYNPKRGEIKLGQVRMLLDRAYAVSKMWNAPIVLCGDFNCTPKSPLYNFISEQKLDLSGIDRDKVSGQASSEIRAPRQNNPNYIPNPNANPRILSSDNSSQTPLVINNKLDDSLSDMQKQNIPNDDSIPSVNNCSAPQVMRTMLAVSDASCAVLHSGSIKETKEMLEDVIDGCKEGTESTISVLINRFEENLTTSHRENESDLIHKSTPTGTSHSEETYPDKNEMEWTKSACPSNQVFCCENSPSNICKENKDINIDNLAQSLEVSPLPSSGYLSSHPIANDENSDLLTACQANISSGSTGLYYEGEEKLEDASPGEVNDFQLEHGMVGEDQNTFLSALHDKEDSFQTDFGQITQSDLAHFQSDCISVPIDPQVHSHGNEVLDGVSLDLDSESVTVDKTAYNPSLWTPMEVATATGNADCTFLEHPLKLKSAYAEVEDCSGTRDPNGEPLVTSYNRCFLGTVDYIWKSEGLQTIRVLAPIPKHAMQWTPGFPTKKWGSDHIALASELAFTKDATDNQLEVHYARD; from the exons ATGAAGCGTTCCTCTGCTGCTTCTCTTCAATTCCTCACCTCTGCTTCTTCAATGTCTTCTCGCTCTTCT TATCGAGGTGGAAGAAATCAATGGAGAAGAGGCTTCTCCGACCGTCCTCAGTACAGCAGCGGCGGAAGAGGTCCTCAATTAGTGACCGGAGACTCGCATTTCCGTTCAGTCCAGGAAACCAATTCAGGTATCCGTCAAGCAGCAGGACCTCAACCTTACAATCAAAGCCAGCACCGTCCTCAGCCTCCGCGTTACTATCCAAATCCACATTTCCGGCGACCACCGTTTGATCAGAGTCAAGGGTTTCAACGTCCACGTCCTCCAAAGGCATCGGATTATCGTGATTGGCAGTATTCAAAAACGGCACCGCGTCCTAATTCAG AGAACTTTATTGTACTTTCGTATAATATATTGGCTGATTATCTTGCCATTAACCATTGGCGTAAGCTTTACTTTCACATACCTCGCCATATGTTAGATTGGGAATGGAGAATGAGAAGTATACTTTTTGAGCTTCGCTTATGGTCAGCTGATATAATGTGCTTTCAG gAGGTTGATAGATTTCAGGATCTGGCAGACCAATTAAAGCCACGGGGATATAGTGGCATTTGGAAG ATGAGAACTGGCAATGCAGTAGATGGTTGTGCAATCTTTTGGAGAACATCAAG ATTCAAGTTGCTCCATGAAGAATCTATTGAGTTCAATAAGCTTGGACTTCGGGATAATGTTGCTCAGATATGTGTGCTAGAG TTAATGAGTAATAATTGCACTTCAAACACATCAGCTCTGCCTACAAG TTCAGCAGGTTCTGATAAAGTTATCATGTGTAACATTCATGTGCTTTACAATCCTAAAAGGGGAGAAATTAAGCTTGGTCAG GTCAGAATGCTCCTGGATAGGGCATATGCGGTTTCAAAAATGTGGAATGCACCGATTGTTCTTTGTGGGGATTTTAACTGTACTCCAAAG AGTCCATTATACAACTTTATTTCAGAACAGAAG TTAGATTTGTCTGGGATTGATCGAGATAAGGTATCAGGACAAGCTTCTTCTGAAATACGTGCTCCAAGGCAGAACAACCCAAATTATATTCCTAATCCTAATGCCAATCCCAG GATTCTTTCTTCTGATAACTCAAGTCAAACTCCTCTTGTTATAAATAACAAATTGGACGATTCTCTGTCAGACATGCAGAAGCAGAATATCCCAAATGATGATAGTATTCCTTCTGTTAACAACTGCTCTGCGCCTCAAGTTATGAGAACTATGCTAGCTGTGTCTGATGCATCATGTGCAGTTCTACATAGTGGGAGTATCAAAGAGACAAAAGAAATGCTGGAGGATGTGATTGACGGTTGCAAGGAAGGCACTGAATCAACCATCTCAGTTTTGATTAATCGCTTTGAGGAAAATCTAACTACATCTCACCGTGAGAATGAGAGTGACCTGATTCATAAGTCAACTCCTACAGGAACTTCCCATAGTGAAGAAACATATCCTGATAAGAATGAGATGGAATGGACAAAATCTGCTTGTCCTTCTAATCAAGTATTCTGTTGTGAAAATTCCCCCTCCAACatttgcaaagaaaataaagacaTAAACATCGACAATCTTGCACAATCTCTTGAAGTATCTCCTTTGCCGAGTTCCGGATATCTGTCATCCCATCCAATTGCTAATGATGAGAATAGTGATCTTTTGACAGCATGTCAAGCCAATATCTCAAGTGGGTCTACAGGCCTTTACTATGAAGGAGAAGAGAAACTGGAGGATGCATCTCCTGGGGAGGTAAATGACTTCCAACTGGAACATGGAATGGTAGGTGAAGATCAGAATACATTTTTATCTGCACTACATGACAAAGAAGATTCCTTTCAAACTGACTTTGGCCAAATCACACAATCAGATTTGGCTCACTTCCAGAGTGACTGTATCTCTGTTCCAATTGACCCTCAGGTGCATTCACATGGTAATGAAGTTCTTGATGGTGTTTCTCTGGACCTGGATTCTGAGTCTGTCACTGTAGACAAAACTGCATATAATCCATCATTGTGGACTCCAATGGAAGTAGCAACTGCCACTGGCAATGCAGACTGCACCTTTTTGGAACATCCTTTGAAGCTTAAGAGTGCATATGCAGAAGTTGAG GACTGTTCAGGGACAAGAGACCCAAACGGAGAACCCTTGGTCACCAGCTACAATAGGTGTTTCTTAGGCACAGTTGATTATATATG GAAATCTGAAGGTCTCCAGACGATCAGGGTGCTTGCTCCAATACCAAAACATGCTATGCAATGGACACCGGGATTTCCAACAAAG AAATGGGGTAGTGATCATATTGCCTTGGCTTCTGAATTGGCATTCACAAAAGATGCAACAGATAATCAGTTGGAAGTCCACTATGCCAGGGATTGA
- the LOC8284853 gene encoding carbon catabolite repressor protein 4 homolog 6 isoform X1, which produces MKRSSAASLQFLTSASSMSSRSSYRGGRNQWRRGFSDRPQYSSGGRGPQLVTGDSHFRSVQETNSGIRQAAGPQPYNQSQHRPQPPRYYPNPHFRRPPFDQSQGFQRPRPPKASDYRDWQYSKTAPRPNSENFIVLSYNILADYLAINHWRKLYFHIPRHMLDWEWRMRSILFELRLWSADIMCFQEVDRFQDLADQLKPRGYSGIWKMRTGNAVDGCAIFWRTSRFKLLHEESIEFNKLGLRDNVAQICVLEQLMSNNCTSNTSALPTSSAGSDKVIMCNIHVLYNPKRGEIKLGQVRMLLDRAYAVSKMWNAPIVLCGDFNCTPKSPLYNFISEQKLDLSGIDRDKVSGQASSEIRAPRQNNPNYIPNPNANPRILSSDNSSQTPLVINNKLDDSLSDMQKQNIPNDDSIPSVNNCSAPQVMRTMLAVSDASCAVLHSGSIKETKEMLEDVIDGCKEGTESTISVLINRFEENLTTSHRENESDLIHKSTPTGTSHSEETYPDKNEMEWTKSACPSNQVFCCENSPSNICKENKDINIDNLAQSLEVSPLPSSGYLSSHPIANDENSDLLTACQANISSGSTGLYYEGEEKLEDASPGEVNDFQLEHGMVGEDQNTFLSALHDKEDSFQTDFGQITQSDLAHFQSDCISVPIDPQVHSHGNEVLDGVSLDLDSESVTVDKTAYNPSLWTPMEVATATGNADCTFLEHPLKLKSAYAEVEDCSGTRDPNGEPLVTSYNRCFLGTVDYIWKSEGLQTIRVLAPIPKHAMQWTPGFPTKKWGSDHIALASELAFTKDATDNQLEVHYARD; this is translated from the exons ATGAAGCGTTCCTCTGCTGCTTCTCTTCAATTCCTCACCTCTGCTTCTTCAATGTCTTCTCGCTCTTCT TATCGAGGTGGAAGAAATCAATGGAGAAGAGGCTTCTCCGACCGTCCTCAGTACAGCAGCGGCGGAAGAGGTCCTCAATTAGTGACCGGAGACTCGCATTTCCGTTCAGTCCAGGAAACCAATTCAGGTATCCGTCAAGCAGCAGGACCTCAACCTTACAATCAAAGCCAGCACCGTCCTCAGCCTCCGCGTTACTATCCAAATCCACATTTCCGGCGACCACCGTTTGATCAGAGTCAAGGGTTTCAACGTCCACGTCCTCCAAAGGCATCGGATTATCGTGATTGGCAGTATTCAAAAACGGCACCGCGTCCTAATTCAG AGAACTTTATTGTACTTTCGTATAATATATTGGCTGATTATCTTGCCATTAACCATTGGCGTAAGCTTTACTTTCACATACCTCGCCATATGTTAGATTGGGAATGGAGAATGAGAAGTATACTTTTTGAGCTTCGCTTATGGTCAGCTGATATAATGTGCTTTCAG gAGGTTGATAGATTTCAGGATCTGGCAGACCAATTAAAGCCACGGGGATATAGTGGCATTTGGAAG ATGAGAACTGGCAATGCAGTAGATGGTTGTGCAATCTTTTGGAGAACATCAAG ATTCAAGTTGCTCCATGAAGAATCTATTGAGTTCAATAAGCTTGGACTTCGGGATAATGTTGCTCAGATATGTGTGCTAGAG CAGTTAATGAGTAATAATTGCACTTCAAACACATCAGCTCTGCCTACAAG TTCAGCAGGTTCTGATAAAGTTATCATGTGTAACATTCATGTGCTTTACAATCCTAAAAGGGGAGAAATTAAGCTTGGTCAG GTCAGAATGCTCCTGGATAGGGCATATGCGGTTTCAAAAATGTGGAATGCACCGATTGTTCTTTGTGGGGATTTTAACTGTACTCCAAAG AGTCCATTATACAACTTTATTTCAGAACAGAAG TTAGATTTGTCTGGGATTGATCGAGATAAGGTATCAGGACAAGCTTCTTCTGAAATACGTGCTCCAAGGCAGAACAACCCAAATTATATTCCTAATCCTAATGCCAATCCCAG GATTCTTTCTTCTGATAACTCAAGTCAAACTCCTCTTGTTATAAATAACAAATTGGACGATTCTCTGTCAGACATGCAGAAGCAGAATATCCCAAATGATGATAGTATTCCTTCTGTTAACAACTGCTCTGCGCCTCAAGTTATGAGAACTATGCTAGCTGTGTCTGATGCATCATGTGCAGTTCTACATAGTGGGAGTATCAAAGAGACAAAAGAAATGCTGGAGGATGTGATTGACGGTTGCAAGGAAGGCACTGAATCAACCATCTCAGTTTTGATTAATCGCTTTGAGGAAAATCTAACTACATCTCACCGTGAGAATGAGAGTGACCTGATTCATAAGTCAACTCCTACAGGAACTTCCCATAGTGAAGAAACATATCCTGATAAGAATGAGATGGAATGGACAAAATCTGCTTGTCCTTCTAATCAAGTATTCTGTTGTGAAAATTCCCCCTCCAACatttgcaaagaaaataaagacaTAAACATCGACAATCTTGCACAATCTCTTGAAGTATCTCCTTTGCCGAGTTCCGGATATCTGTCATCCCATCCAATTGCTAATGATGAGAATAGTGATCTTTTGACAGCATGTCAAGCCAATATCTCAAGTGGGTCTACAGGCCTTTACTATGAAGGAGAAGAGAAACTGGAGGATGCATCTCCTGGGGAGGTAAATGACTTCCAACTGGAACATGGAATGGTAGGTGAAGATCAGAATACATTTTTATCTGCACTACATGACAAAGAAGATTCCTTTCAAACTGACTTTGGCCAAATCACACAATCAGATTTGGCTCACTTCCAGAGTGACTGTATCTCTGTTCCAATTGACCCTCAGGTGCATTCACATGGTAATGAAGTTCTTGATGGTGTTTCTCTGGACCTGGATTCTGAGTCTGTCACTGTAGACAAAACTGCATATAATCCATCATTGTGGACTCCAATGGAAGTAGCAACTGCCACTGGCAATGCAGACTGCACCTTTTTGGAACATCCTTTGAAGCTTAAGAGTGCATATGCAGAAGTTGAG GACTGTTCAGGGACAAGAGACCCAAACGGAGAACCCTTGGTCACCAGCTACAATAGGTGTTTCTTAGGCACAGTTGATTATATATG GAAATCTGAAGGTCTCCAGACGATCAGGGTGCTTGCTCCAATACCAAAACATGCTATGCAATGGACACCGGGATTTCCAACAAAG AAATGGGGTAGTGATCATATTGCCTTGGCTTCTGAATTGGCATTCACAAAAGATGCAACAGATAATCAGTTGGAAGTCCACTATGCCAGGGATTGA
- the LOC8284853 gene encoding carbon catabolite repressor protein 4 homolog 6 isoform X3, producing the protein MKRSSAASLQFLTSASSMSSRSSYRGGRNQWRRGFSDRPQYSSGGRGPQLVTGDSHFRSVQETNSGIRQAAGPQPYNQSQHRPQPPRYYPNPHFRRPPFDQSQGFQRPRPPKASDYRDWQYSKTAPRPNSDWEWRMRSILFELRLWSADIMCFQEVDRFQDLADQLKPRGYSGIWKMRTGNAVDGCAIFWRTSRFKLLHEESIEFNKLGLRDNVAQICVLEQLMSNNCTSNTSALPTSSAGSDKVIMCNIHVLYNPKRGEIKLGQVRMLLDRAYAVSKMWNAPIVLCGDFNCTPKSPLYNFISEQKLDLSGIDRDKVSGQASSEIRAPRQNNPNYIPNPNANPRILSSDNSSQTPLVINNKLDDSLSDMQKQNIPNDDSIPSVNNCSAPQVMRTMLAVSDASCAVLHSGSIKETKEMLEDVIDGCKEGTESTISVLINRFEENLTTSHRENESDLIHKSTPTGTSHSEETYPDKNEMEWTKSACPSNQVFCCENSPSNICKENKDINIDNLAQSLEVSPLPSSGYLSSHPIANDENSDLLTACQANISSGSTGLYYEGEEKLEDASPGEVNDFQLEHGMVGEDQNTFLSALHDKEDSFQTDFGQITQSDLAHFQSDCISVPIDPQVHSHGNEVLDGVSLDLDSESVTVDKTAYNPSLWTPMEVATATGNADCTFLEHPLKLKSAYAEVEDCSGTRDPNGEPLVTSYNRCFLGTVDYIWKSEGLQTIRVLAPIPKHAMQWTPGFPTKKWGSDHIALASELAFTKDATDNQLEVHYARD; encoded by the exons ATGAAGCGTTCCTCTGCTGCTTCTCTTCAATTCCTCACCTCTGCTTCTTCAATGTCTTCTCGCTCTTCT TATCGAGGTGGAAGAAATCAATGGAGAAGAGGCTTCTCCGACCGTCCTCAGTACAGCAGCGGCGGAAGAGGTCCTCAATTAGTGACCGGAGACTCGCATTTCCGTTCAGTCCAGGAAACCAATTCAGGTATCCGTCAAGCAGCAGGACCTCAACCTTACAATCAAAGCCAGCACCGTCCTCAGCCTCCGCGTTACTATCCAAATCCACATTTCCGGCGACCACCGTTTGATCAGAGTCAAGGGTTTCAACGTCCACGTCCTCCAAAGGCATCGGATTATCGTGATTGGCAGTATTCAAAAACGGCACCGCGTCCTAATTCAG ATTGGGAATGGAGAATGAGAAGTATACTTTTTGAGCTTCGCTTATGGTCAGCTGATATAATGTGCTTTCAG gAGGTTGATAGATTTCAGGATCTGGCAGACCAATTAAAGCCACGGGGATATAGTGGCATTTGGAAG ATGAGAACTGGCAATGCAGTAGATGGTTGTGCAATCTTTTGGAGAACATCAAG ATTCAAGTTGCTCCATGAAGAATCTATTGAGTTCAATAAGCTTGGACTTCGGGATAATGTTGCTCAGATATGTGTGCTAGAG CAGTTAATGAGTAATAATTGCACTTCAAACACATCAGCTCTGCCTACAAG TTCAGCAGGTTCTGATAAAGTTATCATGTGTAACATTCATGTGCTTTACAATCCTAAAAGGGGAGAAATTAAGCTTGGTCAG GTCAGAATGCTCCTGGATAGGGCATATGCGGTTTCAAAAATGTGGAATGCACCGATTGTTCTTTGTGGGGATTTTAACTGTACTCCAAAG AGTCCATTATACAACTTTATTTCAGAACAGAAG TTAGATTTGTCTGGGATTGATCGAGATAAGGTATCAGGACAAGCTTCTTCTGAAATACGTGCTCCAAGGCAGAACAACCCAAATTATATTCCTAATCCTAATGCCAATCCCAG GATTCTTTCTTCTGATAACTCAAGTCAAACTCCTCTTGTTATAAATAACAAATTGGACGATTCTCTGTCAGACATGCAGAAGCAGAATATCCCAAATGATGATAGTATTCCTTCTGTTAACAACTGCTCTGCGCCTCAAGTTATGAGAACTATGCTAGCTGTGTCTGATGCATCATGTGCAGTTCTACATAGTGGGAGTATCAAAGAGACAAAAGAAATGCTGGAGGATGTGATTGACGGTTGCAAGGAAGGCACTGAATCAACCATCTCAGTTTTGATTAATCGCTTTGAGGAAAATCTAACTACATCTCACCGTGAGAATGAGAGTGACCTGATTCATAAGTCAACTCCTACAGGAACTTCCCATAGTGAAGAAACATATCCTGATAAGAATGAGATGGAATGGACAAAATCTGCTTGTCCTTCTAATCAAGTATTCTGTTGTGAAAATTCCCCCTCCAACatttgcaaagaaaataaagacaTAAACATCGACAATCTTGCACAATCTCTTGAAGTATCTCCTTTGCCGAGTTCCGGATATCTGTCATCCCATCCAATTGCTAATGATGAGAATAGTGATCTTTTGACAGCATGTCAAGCCAATATCTCAAGTGGGTCTACAGGCCTTTACTATGAAGGAGAAGAGAAACTGGAGGATGCATCTCCTGGGGAGGTAAATGACTTCCAACTGGAACATGGAATGGTAGGTGAAGATCAGAATACATTTTTATCTGCACTACATGACAAAGAAGATTCCTTTCAAACTGACTTTGGCCAAATCACACAATCAGATTTGGCTCACTTCCAGAGTGACTGTATCTCTGTTCCAATTGACCCTCAGGTGCATTCACATGGTAATGAAGTTCTTGATGGTGTTTCTCTGGACCTGGATTCTGAGTCTGTCACTGTAGACAAAACTGCATATAATCCATCATTGTGGACTCCAATGGAAGTAGCAACTGCCACTGGCAATGCAGACTGCACCTTTTTGGAACATCCTTTGAAGCTTAAGAGTGCATATGCAGAAGTTGAG GACTGTTCAGGGACAAGAGACCCAAACGGAGAACCCTTGGTCACCAGCTACAATAGGTGTTTCTTAGGCACAGTTGATTATATATG GAAATCTGAAGGTCTCCAGACGATCAGGGTGCTTGCTCCAATACCAAAACATGCTATGCAATGGACACCGGGATTTCCAACAAAG AAATGGGGTAGTGATCATATTGCCTTGGCTTCTGAATTGGCATTCACAAAAGATGCAACAGATAATCAGTTGGAAGTCCACTATGCCAGGGATTGA
- the LOC8284853 gene encoding carbon catabolite repressor protein 4 homolog 6 isoform X4 codes for MKRSSAASLQFLTSASSMSSRSSYRGGRNQWRRGFSDRPQYSSGGRGPQLVTGDSHFRSVQETNSGIRQAAGPQPYNQSQHRPQPPRYYPNPHFRRPPFDQSQGFQRPRPPKASDYRDWQYSKTAPRPNSENFIVLSYNILADYLAINHWRKLYFHIPRHMLDWEWRMRSILFELRLWSADIMCFQEVDRFQDLADQLKPRGYSGIWKMRTGNAVDGCAIFWRTSRFKLLHEESIEFNKLGLRDNVAQICVLEQLMSNNCTSNTSALPTSSAGSDKVIMCNIHVLYNPKRGEIKLGQVRMLLDRAYAVSKMWNAPIVLCGDFNCTPKSPLYNFISEQKLDLSGIDRDKVSGQASSEIRAPRQNNPNYIPNPNANPRILSSDNSSQTPLVINNKLDDSLSDMQKQNIPNDDSIPSVNNCSAPQVMRTMLAVSDASCAVLHSGSIKETKEMLEDVIDGCKEGTESTISVLINRFEENLTTSHRENESDLIHKSTPTGTSHSEETYPDKNEMEWTKSACPSNQVFCCENSPSNICKENKDINIDNLAQSLEVSPLPSSGYLSSHPIANDENSDLLTACQANISSGSTGLYYEGEEKLEDASPGEVNDFQLEHGMVHSHGNEVLDGVSLDLDSESVTVDKTAYNPSLWTPMEVATATGNADCTFLEHPLKLKSAYAEVEDCSGTRDPNGEPLVTSYNRCFLGTVDYIWKSEGLQTIRVLAPIPKHAMQWTPGFPTKKWGSDHIALASELAFTKDATDNQLEVHYARD; via the exons ATGAAGCGTTCCTCTGCTGCTTCTCTTCAATTCCTCACCTCTGCTTCTTCAATGTCTTCTCGCTCTTCT TATCGAGGTGGAAGAAATCAATGGAGAAGAGGCTTCTCCGACCGTCCTCAGTACAGCAGCGGCGGAAGAGGTCCTCAATTAGTGACCGGAGACTCGCATTTCCGTTCAGTCCAGGAAACCAATTCAGGTATCCGTCAAGCAGCAGGACCTCAACCTTACAATCAAAGCCAGCACCGTCCTCAGCCTCCGCGTTACTATCCAAATCCACATTTCCGGCGACCACCGTTTGATCAGAGTCAAGGGTTTCAACGTCCACGTCCTCCAAAGGCATCGGATTATCGTGATTGGCAGTATTCAAAAACGGCACCGCGTCCTAATTCAG AGAACTTTATTGTACTTTCGTATAATATATTGGCTGATTATCTTGCCATTAACCATTGGCGTAAGCTTTACTTTCACATACCTCGCCATATGTTAGATTGGGAATGGAGAATGAGAAGTATACTTTTTGAGCTTCGCTTATGGTCAGCTGATATAATGTGCTTTCAG gAGGTTGATAGATTTCAGGATCTGGCAGACCAATTAAAGCCACGGGGATATAGTGGCATTTGGAAG ATGAGAACTGGCAATGCAGTAGATGGTTGTGCAATCTTTTGGAGAACATCAAG ATTCAAGTTGCTCCATGAAGAATCTATTGAGTTCAATAAGCTTGGACTTCGGGATAATGTTGCTCAGATATGTGTGCTAGAG CAGTTAATGAGTAATAATTGCACTTCAAACACATCAGCTCTGCCTACAAG TTCAGCAGGTTCTGATAAAGTTATCATGTGTAACATTCATGTGCTTTACAATCCTAAAAGGGGAGAAATTAAGCTTGGTCAG GTCAGAATGCTCCTGGATAGGGCATATGCGGTTTCAAAAATGTGGAATGCACCGATTGTTCTTTGTGGGGATTTTAACTGTACTCCAAAG AGTCCATTATACAACTTTATTTCAGAACAGAAG TTAGATTTGTCTGGGATTGATCGAGATAAGGTATCAGGACAAGCTTCTTCTGAAATACGTGCTCCAAGGCAGAACAACCCAAATTATATTCCTAATCCTAATGCCAATCCCAG GATTCTTTCTTCTGATAACTCAAGTCAAACTCCTCTTGTTATAAATAACAAATTGGACGATTCTCTGTCAGACATGCAGAAGCAGAATATCCCAAATGATGATAGTATTCCTTCTGTTAACAACTGCTCTGCGCCTCAAGTTATGAGAACTATGCTAGCTGTGTCTGATGCATCATGTGCAGTTCTACATAGTGGGAGTATCAAAGAGACAAAAGAAATGCTGGAGGATGTGATTGACGGTTGCAAGGAAGGCACTGAATCAACCATCTCAGTTTTGATTAATCGCTTTGAGGAAAATCTAACTACATCTCACCGTGAGAATGAGAGTGACCTGATTCATAAGTCAACTCCTACAGGAACTTCCCATAGTGAAGAAACATATCCTGATAAGAATGAGATGGAATGGACAAAATCTGCTTGTCCTTCTAATCAAGTATTCTGTTGTGAAAATTCCCCCTCCAACatttgcaaagaaaataaagacaTAAACATCGACAATCTTGCACAATCTCTTGAAGTATCTCCTTTGCCGAGTTCCGGATATCTGTCATCCCATCCAATTGCTAATGATGAGAATAGTGATCTTTTGACAGCATGTCAAGCCAATATCTCAAGTGGGTCTACAGGCCTTTACTATGAAGGAGAAGAGAAACTGGAGGATGCATCTCCTGGGGAGGTAAATGACTTCCAACTGGAACATGGAATG GTGCATTCACATGGTAATGAAGTTCTTGATGGTGTTTCTCTGGACCTGGATTCTGAGTCTGTCACTGTAGACAAAACTGCATATAATCCATCATTGTGGACTCCAATGGAAGTAGCAACTGCCACTGGCAATGCAGACTGCACCTTTTTGGAACATCCTTTGAAGCTTAAGAGTGCATATGCAGAAGTTGAG GACTGTTCAGGGACAAGAGACCCAAACGGAGAACCCTTGGTCACCAGCTACAATAGGTGTTTCTTAGGCACAGTTGATTATATATG GAAATCTGAAGGTCTCCAGACGATCAGGGTGCTTGCTCCAATACCAAAACATGCTATGCAATGGACACCGGGATTTCCAACAAAG AAATGGGGTAGTGATCATATTGCCTTGGCTTCTGAATTGGCATTCACAAAAGATGCAACAGATAATCAGTTGGAAGTCCACTATGCCAGGGATTGA